The DNA sequence TCATAACCTGCAACTCCTCCCACATTGATTTTTTTGTCTTCAGATTTTATTGATTGCCTTGATTTCATTGGTAGTCAGAATCTTGTCCGTATCCAGTAGCATGATTACCTTATCCTTCACCTTCCCTATACCTGTAAGAATCTCCTGTTCAGCACCATCGCCGCAAGCCGGCGGAGCCTCGATATTCTCTTCGGCTATAGCCAGCACTTCACACACACTGTCTACTACAAGTCCATTTACACGTTTACCGTTTTCACTTTCCATTTCAACTACGATGATACAGGTTCTGTCACTATACACAGAGCCAGGTATGGAAAATTTGATTCTTAAGTCAATCACGGGAATTATCTTCCCGCGGAGATTGATGACTCCCTTTACAAACTCAGGCATTCGCGGCACATGAGTAATGGTCATCATACCGATGATCTCCTTAACTCTCAAGATATGTATCCCATAAATCTCGTTTTCCAGAACAAAGGAAAGATACTTATTCTGTTGAATCGCCATTCTTATCACCTCTTTCTCCTGAATTAATAGTATATAAAGTGTGTTGAAGAACTTTATACGTCATACACTTTGCATACATATGCTTTGCACAGGCTCAGACATTTTTCAGAATCTCGTCTACTATCCTTTCCAAAGCTACAGTCTTACAAACAGCTCCGGCATCGATAGCCTCCTTGGGCATTCCAAACACTACACAACTCTTTTCATCCTGTGCGATGGTATAGGCACCTTCATTTTTCATTTCCAGCAGCCCCAGCGCACCATCCCTCCCCATCCCTGTCATAATGACTCCGACAGCATTCCGTCCGGCATACCTGGCAACGGACCTGAAGAGAATTTCTACAGACGGCCTTTGATGATGCACCATAGGCCCATCGGATATATGTACGTAATATATCGCACCATTCCTCCTCAGCTCCATGTGTAGATTTCCCGGAGCA is a window from the Clostridia bacterium genome containing:
- a CDS encoding chemotaxis protein CheW, translated to MAIQQNKYLSFVLENEIYGIHILRVKEIIGMMTITHVPRMPEFVKGVINLRGKIIPVIDLRIKFSIPGSVYSDRTCIIVVEMESENGKRVNGLVVDSVCEVLAIAEENIEAPPACGDGAEQEILTGIGKVKDKVIMLLDTDKILTTNEIKAINKI